From Variimorphobacter saccharofermentans, one genomic window encodes:
- a CDS encoding Lrp/AsnC family transcriptional regulator, whose product MREQILNALDKNSKLSATDLAIMLGSTEEEITSIVKQMEDEAIICGYPTLINWDKVHCERVTALIEVKVTPQRGLGFDKIAERIYQFDEVQSVYLMSGGFDLTVIIEGRTMREVANFVSEKLAPMDAILSTATHFVLKKYKEHGLPLIQTKHDERMLIIP is encoded by the coding sequence ATGAGAGAACAAATCTTGAATGCATTGGATAAGAACAGTAAATTGTCCGCCACAGATTTAGCGATAATGCTTGGCTCTACGGAAGAGGAAATAACCAGTATCGTGAAGCAAATGGAGGATGAGGCTATTATTTGCGGTTATCCTACGTTAATTAATTGGGATAAGGTGCATTGCGAGAGGGTTACCGCGCTGATTGAAGTAAAGGTAACTCCCCAGCGAGGTTTGGGCTTTGATAAGATTGCGGAACGTATTTATCAGTTTGACGAGGTACAATCCGTTTATCTCATGTCTGGGGGCTTTGATTTAACGGTTATCATTGAAGGCAGAACCATGAGAGAGGTTGCCAATTTTGTATCGGAGAAGCTGGCTCCAATGGATGCCATTCTGAGCACAGCGACTCACTTTGTATTGAAAAAGTATAAAGAGCATGGTTTACCACTTATACAAACCAAGCACGATGAAAGGATGCTGATTATCCCTTGA
- a CDS encoding VanW family protein — protein MFKKGNIITAVFLLSLSILFAGRATYASAEEDNRICKGVFIDEVDVSNMTGNEAKAAIDNYIKELGNQVITINAGENTATVTLGELGYSGDENDAIVQALALGKTGNLIKQYKDLKDIEHGNVVFPITYTVDDSKIKSFISENLSQFNVAPVDATVTRKDGEFIYTDHVVGKKIDENQTLESIKSAILNWDHKDIVIDAVYTEDMPTYTREDVEKCKDLLGSYTTDFSSSSSSRAGNLANGARLINNTVLYPGEVFSAYEHLTPFTAENGYFLAGAYLEGRVIDSVGGGACQVTTTLYNAVLASELEVVERQPHSMTISYVDLSRDAAIAGTYKDFKFRNNTEVPIVIEGSTYNRKITFKIWGCETRDVENRKIEYVSVIKSSTPPPADKITEDPTLPTTYKKVTQSAHTGYKAELYKVVYVNGKEVSRELVNTSTYNAAPRYITVGTKEEEEEKPEDEKDDKKDKKDKKDKKDKDKKKEPQVDELVPEEVDDTDGGQNNSGNAANPDDQLQSDVWDPAWDEEVEE, from the coding sequence ATGTTTAAAAAGGGAAATATAATAACCGCTGTATTTTTATTATCATTATCCATTTTATTTGCGGGAAGAGCGACATATGCATCTGCAGAGGAAGATAATAGGATATGCAAGGGTGTATTTATAGATGAAGTGGATGTCAGCAATATGACCGGGAACGAAGCAAAAGCAGCCATCGATAATTACATTAAAGAGCTGGGCAATCAAGTCATCACAATTAATGCCGGAGAAAATACAGCTACTGTTACCCTTGGCGAATTAGGGTATTCAGGGGATGAGAATGATGCAATTGTTCAGGCTCTGGCACTGGGCAAAACAGGTAACTTAATTAAACAGTATAAGGACTTGAAGGACATTGAGCATGGTAATGTTGTTTTCCCTATTACCTATACGGTTGATGATAGTAAGATAAAAAGCTTCATAAGCGAAAACCTGAGCCAGTTTAATGTGGCTCCAGTTGATGCCACCGTAACCCGTAAGGATGGAGAATTTATTTACACAGATCATGTTGTTGGGAAAAAAATAGACGAGAATCAAACGCTAGAAAGTATAAAGTCAGCAATCCTTAACTGGGATCACAAGGATATTGTCATCGATGCTGTATATACTGAAGATATGCCGACTTACACCAGAGAGGATGTAGAGAAATGTAAGGATCTATTAGGTTCTTATACTACGGATTTCTCTAGCTCATCTTCTTCAAGAGCAGGTAATCTGGCAAATGGAGCAAGATTAATTAACAATACAGTTCTATATCCTGGAGAAGTATTTTCTGCATATGAACATTTAACACCATTTACCGCTGAAAATGGCTATTTCCTGGCAGGTGCATATCTGGAAGGAAGAGTAATAGATAGCGTGGGTGGTGGTGCATGCCAGGTAACAACAACCCTGTATAATGCGGTTCTGGCATCTGAATTAGAAGTAGTGGAAAGACAGCCACACTCTATGACCATCAGTTATGTTGATTTATCAAGAGATGCCGCCATTGCAGGAACTTATAAGGACTTTAAGTTCAGAAACAATACAGAGGTACCGATTGTAATCGAAGGATCTACTTATAATAGAAAAATTACATTTAAAATATGGGGCTGTGAAACTCGTGATGTAGAAAATCGCAAGATTGAGTATGTAAGCGTTATTAAGTCATCTACTCCTCCACCAGCAGATAAGATTACAGAGGATCCGACTCTTCCGACAACTTATAAGAAGGTAACGCAGTCTGCTCATACTGGTTACAAAGCTGAATTATATAAAGTAGTATATGTGAATGGCAAAGAGGTTAGCAGAGAGCTGGTTAACACGAGTACGTATAATGCAGCGCCAAGATATATTACGGTAGGAACAAAGGAAGAGGAAGAAGAGAAGCCAGAGGACGAGAAGGATGATAAGAAGGATAAAAAGGACAAAAAAGATAAAAAGGACAAAGACAAAAAGAAAGAGCCTCAGGTAGACGAATTAGTTCCAGAAGAGGTTGATGATACCGACGGAGGCCAGAATAACTCAGGGAATGCAGCAAATCCCGATGATCAGCTTCAATCCGATGTATGGGATCCGGCCTGGGACGAGGAAGTGGAAGAGTAA
- a CDS encoding chemotaxis protein CheX yields the protein MAGINVEHINPFLVASTKILKEMCFIDAKVGKPYIKDPAFFTNTIIIMIGFTGEMRGQALIAFEHKVACDISSKMMGMPITEMDDLAKSAICELGNMIMGNTATVFSTKGIAIDITPPTIANGTMSLSHTYTSNICIPLVYDTDAKIIEINIAIKGD from the coding sequence ATGGCCGGTATAAATGTTGAACACATTAATCCGTTTTTGGTAGCTTCAACTAAGATATTAAAGGAAATGTGTTTCATAGATGCAAAGGTTGGCAAACCATATATAAAAGATCCGGCGTTTTTTACCAATACAATCATTATTATGATAGGTTTTACGGGAGAAATGCGTGGGCAGGCATTGATCGCATTTGAACATAAAGTTGCATGTGATATATCCTCAAAAATGATGGGTATGCCCATTACAGAAATGGATGATCTAGCAAAAAGTGCAATATGTGAGTTAGGAAACATGATTATGGGTAATACCGCAACTGTTTTTTCCACAAAAGGAATTGCCATAGATATAACCCCTCCTACAATAGCAAATGGGACGATGTCCTTATCTCATACTTATACATCTAATATTTGCATACCTTTGGTATATGATACGGATGCTAAAATAATCGAAATCAATATAGCGATAAAAGGTGATTAA
- a CDS encoding aminotransferase class I/II-fold pyridoxal phosphate-dependent enzyme, with translation MRNPLSKTVVDIKPSGIRKFFDIVSEMKDAISLGVGEPDFDTPWHIREEGIYSLEKGKTFYTSNAGLKELKIEICNYLKRRFDLEYDYNKETLITVGGSEAIDIALRAMLEPGDEVLIPQPCYVSYHPCTILAGGVPVVIELKGENEFKLTKEQLLESITDKTKVLILAYPNNPTGAIMNYDDLKAIVDVIIDKDIIVISDEIYSELTYGSKHVSIASFPGMKERTIVINGFSKSYAMTGWRLGYAVGPAIVIEQMTKIHQFAIMCAPTTSQYAGIEAVKNGDVDVEFMRDAYDKRRRYVIHALRNMGLECFEPFGAFYVFPCIKSLGMTSEEFATKLLQEEKVAVVPGTAFGDCGEGYLRISYAYSIENLKIALERIERFVTKYKK, from the coding sequence TTGAGAAATCCACTATCTAAAACAGTTGTTGATATTAAGCCCTCCGGTATTCGTAAATTCTTCGATATCGTGAGTGAAATGAAGGATGCAATTTCTCTGGGAGTTGGCGAACCTGACTTTGATACTCCTTGGCATATTCGAGAAGAAGGTATTTATTCACTGGAAAAGGGAAAGACCTTTTATACCTCCAATGCTGGATTAAAAGAGTTAAAAATCGAAATATGCAATTACTTAAAAAGAAGATTTGATTTGGAATATGATTATAATAAAGAGACACTCATTACAGTAGGTGGAAGTGAAGCAATTGATATTGCCTTACGTGCCATGCTGGAGCCGGGTGACGAGGTGTTAATTCCCCAGCCCTGTTATGTCTCCTATCATCCCTGTACCATACTGGCAGGAGGGGTTCCGGTAGTCATTGAGTTAAAGGGTGAGAACGAATTTAAATTAACGAAGGAACAGCTTTTAGAATCCATTACGGATAAAACTAAAGTGTTAATTCTGGCATACCCTAATAACCCAACAGGTGCCATTATGAATTATGATGATTTGAAGGCAATCGTTGATGTAATCATAGATAAAGACATTATTGTAATATCCGATGAAATCTATTCGGAACTGACTTATGGATCAAAGCACGTATCAATTGCTTCGTTTCCGGGGATGAAGGAAAGAACCATTGTTATCAACGGCTTTTCAAAGTCCTATGCAATGACTGGATGGAGGCTCGGCTATGCAGTTGGTCCAGCTATCGTAATAGAGCAAATGACCAAGATTCATCAGTTTGCTATAATGTGTGCGCCTACTACGAGTCAGTATGCAGGAATTGAGGCCGTAAAGAATGGCGATGTAGATGTAGAATTCATGCGAGATGCATATGATAAGCGAAGAAGATATGTAATTCATGCTTTAAGAAACATGGGCCTGGAATGCTTCGAGCCATTTGGAGCATTTTACGTATTTCCCTGTATCAAAAGCCTTGGAATGACTTCTGAAGAGTTTGCGACAAAACTCTTGCAGGAAGAAAAGGTGGCGGTAGTACCGGGAACTGCCTTTGGTGATTGTGGTGAAGGTTATCTCCGAATATCCTATGCTTATTCCATAGAAAATCTGAAGATTGCGTTGGAACGAATCGAAAGATTTGTCACGAAGTACAAAAAGTAG
- the trmL gene encoding tRNA (uridine(34)/cytosine(34)/5-carboxymethylaminomethyluridine(34)-2'-O)-methyltransferase TrmL, whose protein sequence is MNVVLLEPEIPANTGNIGRTCVATGTRLHLIEPLGFRIDEKELRRAGLDYWKDLDVSVYKNYQEFLEKNPKAKIFMATTKAQHAYTQVEYDPDCYIMFGKESAGIPEELLLANKQNTVRIPMVGDIRSLNLANSVAIILYEALRQNNFEGMRMEGQLHRHSWDEA, encoded by the coding sequence ATGAACGTGGTACTTTTGGAACCGGAAATACCAGCTAATACCGGTAATATAGGAAGAACCTGTGTCGCAACAGGAACAAGATTACACCTGATAGAGCCATTAGGTTTTCGTATTGATGAGAAGGAGCTTCGACGCGCGGGTCTGGACTATTGGAAGGACCTGGACGTGTCCGTATATAAGAATTATCAGGAATTTCTTGAGAAAAATCCGAAGGCTAAGATATTTATGGCAACAACGAAGGCGCAGCATGCCTATACTCAGGTTGAATATGATCCGGACTGCTACATTATGTTCGGAAAAGAAAGTGCGGGAATTCCGGAGGAGCTTTTGCTTGCGAACAAACAGAATACGGTTCGTATTCCCATGGTTGGGGATATTCGTTCCCTGAACCTTGCTAATTCAGTGGCCATTATTCTGTATGAAGCACTTCGGCAGAACAACTTTGAAGGAATGCGAATGGAGGGACAGTTGCACCGCCATAGCTGGGACGAAGCATAA
- the cas5c gene encoding type I-C CRISPR-associated protein Cas5c — protein MKENSIEFKVYGKYALFSDPVTRVGGEKFTYQIPTYQALKGVCESIYWKPTIQWFIDKVRIIKPIQTQSQGVRPINFTGGNTLSIYTYLKDVEYQVKAHFEWNENRPDLVNDRNENKHHNIAKRMLERGGRRDIYLGTRECQAYVEPCEFSSGKGHYDNIDELSFGLMLHGITYADEAVTEAEKGHMTIRLWTPVMKKGIIEFIRPEDCTIRRIVGDMKMKHFGEGNFIGLDEFTEEGDLIGMDECTL, from the coding sequence ATGAAGGAGAATAGCATTGAATTTAAGGTTTATGGAAAATATGCACTTTTTTCAGATCCAGTCACAAGAGTGGGAGGGGAGAAATTTACTTATCAAATCCCAACCTATCAAGCATTAAAAGGAGTGTGTGAGAGCATTTACTGGAAGCCTACTATACAATGGTTCATTGATAAGGTAAGGATTATTAAGCCTATTCAAACACAATCTCAGGGAGTTCGGCCGATAAACTTTACTGGAGGAAATACACTATCAATCTATACATACTTGAAAGACGTAGAGTATCAGGTAAAAGCTCACTTTGAATGGAACGAAAATAGACCTGATTTAGTAAATGACAGAAATGAGAATAAACATCATAATATTGCAAAACGTATGCTGGAGCGAGGAGGACGCAGGGATATTTATCTTGGTACAAGAGAATGTCAAGCATATGTTGAACCCTGTGAATTCTCCAGTGGGAAAGGACACTACGATAATATCGATGAACTAAGCTTTGGATTGATGCTTCATGGAATTACTTACGCAGATGAAGCAGTCACAGAAGCAGAAAAAGGTCATATGACAATCAGGCTTTGGACTCCAGTAATGAAGAAAGGAATTATCGAATTCATTCGACCGGAGGACTGTACGATAAGAAGAATTGTTGGTGATATGAAGATGAAGCATTTTGGAGAAGGGAATTTTATTGGCTTAGATGAATTTACGGAAGAAGGTGATTTGATTGGGATGGATGAATGCACTTTATGA
- the cas8c gene encoding type I-C CRISPR-associated protein Cas8c/Csd1 gives MNALYETYDNCSHLVGKEQDDGTLLLPVAHSTQNAQVEVVVDLHGNFIRAEEVPKSDAITIIPVTEDSGTRSSGIAPHPLCDKLIYIAGDYAMYSNKANAEVCYKQYITQLEKWCNSEQSHYKVTAIFQYLKRGCLINDLLSQGIISLSPNGLLDDHKKVQNIAASDLFVRFRIEDFNLYDEGAIWKDRDVYDSYIDYILSSQEGLDLCYVSGKEIPCSYKHPAKVRHAADKAKLISANDEYGFTYRGRFAKKEQALSVGYLTSQKAHNVLRWLIERQGYTRYGISLVVWDKNDKAIPNILDSTQGISNKMMRITSETDIGYSYANAFNKTIDSYKGLLDTEATIHIISVDAATTGRLSINYYREIKSSDFYERLKYWHETCIWEHEYWKKDGSKATYIGAPSIESIVLASFGTEQNGKLNVKDELKKATIERLLPCILDKRDIPKDIIRSAIQNASRPMAFSTGNWKRVLNTTCALIKKDRKYNVEDWNMALDDKERDRSYLYGRLLAVANRVEYLTYEKDEKRQTNAKRYMQQFRNRPFTTWATIEDNLQPYFNKLKSNSQKIKYEKILNEIYDLFDKEEFKKDDPLDGMYLLGFHCQSSVFYNKNNVAMNDDENEEGNDNE, from the coding sequence ATGAATGCACTTTATGAAACCTATGATAATTGTAGTCATTTAGTAGGAAAAGAGCAGGATGATGGTACATTACTTCTTCCAGTTGCTCACTCCACTCAAAACGCACAGGTCGAAGTAGTGGTTGACTTACATGGTAATTTCATTCGTGCTGAAGAGGTACCTAAGAGTGATGCAATTACCATTATACCTGTTACCGAGGATTCAGGTACACGATCTAGTGGCATTGCACCACATCCACTTTGTGACAAGTTAATTTATATTGCGGGCGATTATGCTATGTATAGCAATAAAGCAAATGCAGAAGTGTGTTATAAGCAATACATTACTCAACTAGAAAAATGGTGCAATTCTGAACAGAGCCATTATAAGGTAACAGCAATATTTCAATATCTGAAAAGAGGATGCCTAATTAACGATCTGCTGTCACAAGGAATAATTTCATTATCTCCAAACGGACTTCTCGATGACCATAAGAAAGTACAGAATATAGCAGCATCAGATCTATTTGTCCGTTTCCGTATTGAGGATTTTAATCTCTACGACGAAGGAGCAATATGGAAGGACAGGGATGTCTATGACAGTTACATAGACTATATTTTATCAAGCCAAGAAGGACTGGATTTATGCTATGTTAGTGGGAAGGAAATACCTTGTTCCTATAAGCACCCTGCTAAAGTAAGGCATGCCGCAGATAAAGCAAAATTAATTTCAGCTAATGATGAGTATGGCTTTACTTACCGGGGGCGGTTTGCCAAAAAGGAACAGGCTTTGTCGGTGGGATATTTGACATCACAGAAGGCTCATAATGTCTTAAGATGGCTAATCGAAAGACAAGGCTATACAAGATATGGAATCTCTTTAGTCGTATGGGACAAGAACGATAAGGCTATACCTAATATTTTGGATAGTACTCAGGGAATATCCAATAAGATGATGCGGATAACCAGTGAAACAGATATTGGCTATAGTTACGCTAATGCATTTAATAAGACCATAGATAGCTATAAAGGACTTCTAGATACTGAAGCAACAATACATATTATATCTGTAGATGCAGCTACAACAGGTAGACTTTCTATCAATTATTACCGTGAAATCAAGAGCTCAGATTTCTATGAGCGATTGAAATATTGGCATGAGACTTGTATCTGGGAACATGAATACTGGAAAAAAGATGGCTCTAAAGCAACTTATATTGGTGCGCCTAGTATTGAGAGTATAGTATTGGCGTCCTTTGGAACCGAACAGAATGGAAAATTAAATGTAAAGGACGAATTAAAAAAAGCAACAATTGAACGATTGTTGCCATGTATTCTCGATAAAAGAGACATACCAAAGGATATAATCAGATCTGCGATTCAGAATGCATCTAGACCTATGGCATTTAGTACGGGAAACTGGAAGAGAGTATTGAATACGACCTGCGCCTTGATCAAGAAAGATAGAAAATATAATGTGGAGGATTGGAATATGGCATTAGATGATAAAGAAAGGGATAGAAGCTATTTATATGGAAGGTTACTAGCAGTAGCCAATCGTGTAGAGTATCTTACATACGAGAAAGATGAGAAACGTCAAACAAACGCAAAACGATATATGCAGCAGTTTAGAAATCGACCATTTACAACATGGGCAACTATTGAAGATAATCTACAACCATATTTTAATAAACTAAAGAGCAATAGTCAAAAAATTAAATATGAGAAGATATTAAACGAAATATATGATCTTTTTGATAAGGAGGAGTTTAAGAAAGATGATCCTCTTGATGGTATGTATCTTTTAGGTTTTCATTGCCAATCCAGTGTATTTTATAACAAAAATAATGTTGCTATGAATGATGATGAAAATGAGGAGGGAAATGATAATGAGTAA
- the cas3 gene encoding CRISPR-associated helicase Cas3' has product MIAHIHPITGDKQTIKEHCHGTAKFAENFGEKIQLRNLAYISGILHDMGKYTKTFEVYLETAIKDKKNAKRGSVNHAGAGAIFVFERYYKGDELHKLTAQLLIDAIFSHHGLFDVITPEGKEVIDLKLSNKEQIEYEEAKNNFIESVISLDELDQRFENAVDEVERITCIIKKLIKECDNEKERDVAQDFYYGCLQRILLSQLIDADRLDTAIFCGDRGVVNEADDEYYSRLWDELISKLENKLSEFKNTDKISLYRKRISEECYAFSNNPKGIYQLMVPTGGGKTLASLRYALNHARKMNTERIIYVAPYMSILDQNADVIKHIFNRDDIILEHHSNIIIESEDESEVWKHLTENWDCPIILTTMVQMLNTLFDGRTQCIRRMHNLTNAIVIFDEIQSIPAKCIHTFNLVINFLSYACGATIILCSATQPPLEREVNYKLLMGKPRSIINDVEEVFNQFRRVKVMDKTRPVGYDAAGLSGIISEIMEHSRNVLIIMNTKKAATMLYHAVRDWNDHLPQKDKAKVILLTNNMCPQHRLDFIYEIRDKLRNNEKIICISTSLIEAGVDISFQYVIRSLAGLDNIAQAAGRCNRNGELDEGIAIIINSADENLSRLPEIINAQNALKPILRKYEEEPEYFSGDLLSPSAMDNFYKRYFKEINKEMNYRIKDRNTNLLDLLSSNETGIKAYYTNSRKYPKMILNQAFKTAGEEFEVIVNNTKDIIVPYNEEAVELINILNGNSSMEEVKSAIKRVQNYTINIFQQDYEQLCTMQCIKPLLNYGIYALAEGFYSKETGITLDKDMNFLLI; this is encoded by the coding sequence ATGATAGCACATATCCATCCTATAACTGGTGATAAGCAAACAATAAAAGAACATTGCCATGGAACGGCAAAGTTTGCTGAGAACTTCGGGGAGAAAATACAATTACGTAACTTGGCCTATATTTCAGGAATATTACATGACATGGGGAAATACACAAAAACTTTTGAAGTGTATCTGGAGACTGCGATTAAAGATAAAAAAAATGCCAAACGAGGTTCAGTAAATCATGCAGGCGCTGGAGCAATCTTTGTTTTTGAACGTTACTATAAGGGAGACGAGTTACATAAACTTACAGCTCAGCTACTTATTGACGCCATATTTAGTCATCATGGACTTTTTGATGTAATTACACCGGAGGGTAAAGAAGTTATTGATCTCAAGCTATCGAATAAAGAGCAGATTGAGTATGAAGAGGCAAAGAATAACTTTATCGAATCTGTGATTAGCTTGGATGAACTTGATCAAAGATTTGAAAATGCTGTGGATGAGGTGGAGCGTATTACTTGCATTATCAAGAAATTAATAAAAGAGTGTGATAATGAGAAGGAAAGAGATGTCGCTCAGGACTTTTATTACGGATGCTTACAAAGAATACTTTTATCTCAACTGATTGATGCAGATCGCTTAGATACAGCTATTTTCTGTGGTGACAGAGGGGTAGTTAACGAAGCAGACGATGAATATTATAGTAGGTTGTGGGATGAACTTATCAGCAAACTCGAAAATAAATTGAGTGAGTTTAAAAATACCGATAAAATTTCTTTGTATCGAAAGAGGATATCCGAAGAATGTTATGCTTTTTCAAATAATCCTAAGGGAATTTATCAATTGATGGTTCCAACTGGTGGAGGTAAAACATTGGCCTCCTTAAGATATGCGCTAAATCATGCAAGGAAGATGAATACGGAACGAATAATATATGTAGCTCCATATATGAGTATTTTGGATCAAAACGCAGATGTTATAAAGCATATTTTTAATCGTGATGACATTATACTTGAACATCATTCTAATATCATAATAGAATCAGAAGATGAATCCGAGGTGTGGAAACATCTGACTGAGAATTGGGACTGCCCGATAATTCTTACTACAATGGTTCAAATGCTTAATACCTTATTCGACGGAAGAACTCAATGTATCCGACGAATGCATAACCTTACCAATGCCATTGTTATTTTTGATGAGATTCAAAGCATTCCAGCTAAATGCATCCATACCTTTAATTTGGTAATTAATTTTTTATCATATGCCTGTGGGGCTACCATTATTTTGTGTTCGGCGACTCAACCACCTTTGGAGAGAGAGGTGAATTACAAGCTTCTTATGGGAAAACCCAGAAGTATAATAAATGATGTTGAAGAAGTATTTAATCAATTCAGACGGGTGAAGGTTATGGATAAAACCAGACCAGTAGGATATGATGCAGCAGGTTTGTCTGGAATAATTTCTGAAATAATGGAACATTCAAGAAATGTATTAATAATTATGAATACGAAGAAAGCAGCAACCATGTTATATCATGCTGTTAGGGATTGGAACGATCATTTACCACAGAAGGACAAAGCGAAAGTCATTTTATTAACTAATAATATGTGTCCACAGCACAGATTGGATTTTATTTATGAGATAAGAGACAAGCTCAGAAATAATGAAAAGATTATTTGCATTAGTACAAGCTTAATAGAGGCGGGTGTTGATATATCATTCCAGTATGTAATACGGTCGTTAGCTGGTCTAGATAATATTGCACAGGCAGCAGGAAGGTGCAATCGAAATGGAGAATTGGATGAAGGAATTGCAATTATTATTAACTCTGCAGATGAGAATTTAAGTAGATTGCCGGAGATTATAAATGCTCAGAACGCCTTGAAACCCATACTAAGAAAATATGAAGAAGAACCGGAGTATTTTTCTGGAGACTTGCTGTCTCCTTCGGCTATGGATAATTTCTATAAAAGATATTTTAAGGAAATCAATAAAGAAATGAATTATCGAATTAAAGATCGAAATACAAACCTACTTGATCTTCTTTCATCGAATGAAACAGGAATCAAAGCTTATTATACTAACTCAAGAAAATATCCTAAGATGATACTAAATCAGGCTTTCAAGACTGCTGGAGAAGAATTTGAAGTGATTGTGAATAATACAAAAGATATTATAGTTCCATATAATGAAGAAGCAGTTGAATTAATCAATATTCTTAATGGGAATTCATCTATGGAAGAAGTAAAAAGTGCGATAAAGAGAGTACAAAACTATACGATAAATATTTTTCAACAAGACTATGAACAGTTGTGCACTATGCAATGCATTAAACCGTTATTAAATTATGGAATATATGCACTTGCGGAAGGTTTCTATTCAAAAGAGACAGGTATTACATTAGATAAAGATATGAATTTTTTATTAATTTAA
- a CDS encoding AIR synthase family protein: MNLGKIPETVLKRSVLNQIAHRRDEVLVGPAIGEDCSVLAIAEDEALVISTDPITGTVKDIGTLAVHITANDIASNGAEVIGIMLTILLPDGFEEAELRGMMSDIETVCKQLNLEVIGGHTEITKAVNQPIVTVTGVGKIKRDSMIKTAGAKPGQEIVMTKWAGLEGTAIIAAAKEEELRSKYSADFINGAKRMIEHISVVPDSKIARSVGVTSMHDVTEGGIFGALWEIGAASKVGLEVDLRKILLRQETVEICEFYDLNPYMLISSGCMLIITDQANYLVDCLKAEGIPAAVIGRITQGNDRIIINEEERRFLEPPKSDELYKVM; the protein is encoded by the coding sequence ATGAACCTTGGTAAAATACCCGAAACAGTTCTGAAAAGATCTGTATTGAATCAAATAGCGCATCGAAGGGATGAGGTATTAGTAGGCCCAGCCATTGGTGAGGATTGCAGCGTACTAGCTATAGCTGAGGATGAAGCTCTGGTCATCTCTACGGATCCAATAACCGGAACAGTTAAGGACATTGGTACGCTGGCAGTTCATATCACTGCTAATGATATTGCATCAAATGGTGCGGAGGTTATTGGTATCATGCTCACGATTCTGTTACCGGATGGTTTTGAGGAAGCAGAGCTTCGAGGCATGATGAGTGATATTGAAACCGTTTGTAAGCAGCTCAATCTGGAAGTGATCGGTGGGCATACAGAGATTACTAAAGCAGTTAATCAACCGATTGTAACTGTCACTGGAGTTGGAAAAATAAAGCGTGATAGTATGATTAAAACTGCTGGTGCCAAACCTGGGCAAGAAATCGTTATGACAAAATGGGCAGGACTGGAAGGCACAGCGATTATTGCTGCGGCTAAGGAGGAAGAACTTCGATCTAAGTATTCAGCCGACTTTATCAATGGTGCGAAAAGGATGATAGAACATATATCGGTTGTTCCGGATTCGAAGATTGCCCGATCAGTTGGTGTAACCTCAATGCATGATGTAACTGAAGGAGGAATATTTGGCGCGCTATGGGAAATCGGGGCTGCTTCTAAGGTAGGACTTGAGGTTGATTTAAGGAAGATTTTACTCAGACAGGAAACCGTTGAAATCTGCGAATTCTATGATCTGAATCCTTATATGCTGATTTCCAGTGGCTGTATGCTGATCATAACCGATCAGGCTAATTACTTAGTGGATTGTCTGAAGGCGGAAGGAATTCCGGCAGCTGTCATCGGAAGGATTACACAAGGAAATGATCGTATCATTATAAATGAAGAGGAGAGGCGTTTCCTGGAACCACCGAAGAGTGACGAGTTATATAAAGTGATGTAG